A window of Microbispora hainanensis genomic DNA:
CGAGCTGCATCGTCTCGGGCATGGCCTCGGCCATCATCATCGGCTCGCCGAGGGTGGTGGTGTACGACGTCGCCCGCACCGATCCGCCGGGCTCGCTCGCCTGCGGCGCCCACGCCGACTCCGGGGCACCCGTCGCGGCGGAGGCGGTGCCGCCGAGCAGCGCGACTCCGGCGGCCGTGAGCGTCGAGGCGAAAATCACCGCGAGAGCCGGCTGTCTGGATTTCCGATGCATGGTCCCCTCCTTGGGTCCGATCGGGCCTCGCCAGGTCAGGCCACCTGGGCTTTTCCCGGTGCCCGAAATCGGCCGGCATCCCCTTCCGCTGTGCCGGATTGCGGCGGCGAAGAGATTTGTGGCGAAAAGGGATTCAAACGGCGACTACGCGCCAAACGGCCTCATCTCGATGCTTCAACGAAGCTCACGAATGCGTCTAGGGCAGTTGGCCCAAGCGTTTCCGCTGGCCATGGAGGATCTGACCAGAGGGAGAGGTGTGGCGGGTGATGCCGCTCACCACCATGACCACCGCTTTTGCCCGACCGGGCCATCTCAAGGCCGTTCGAGATCGTAGGCGACGTCCGCCACGCGAACCGTCCGTACCAGCGGATCCTCGATGATCTTCCGCAGCTCTCCGATGGTCACCAACGAGTCCACGTAGGCGTAGGCCAGGCCGTCGTTCACGGCCTTGCGCAGCCGCGCCAGGCTGAGATCGAAGTCGCGCAGGTTGTCGTCGTCGTAGTCCTTGAGGATGCCGACCCAGCGGCGGAAGTTCGCCAGGTCGGATTTGAGTGGTTCATCGTCCTCCCCCGGCATCGGGGCCCGGTCCCATGTCGTCGTCCCTCCCCAGGTGATGGGGATCGACCTGGGACGCCGTTCGAAAACCACCTTGTCGGCGTACGACTTGTACCTGCCGGTGAATGAGGTCAGCTCATCGATGGTGAGCGGCGTGGCGAACTCGACCACCGCCAGCGCGTTGAGCCCCTCGGGGAGCCGGGCCAGAACCTTGCGGCTGTCCTCCTTGGGCTGGTTGCCCGTCCCCACGTTCATCAGGGCGAGGTTGAGCGTGGTGCCGGCGCTCGCGCCGAGCGGCAGCCTGCCCACATGGCCGAAGAAGTCCTGGGTGACCACGTGCTCGGCGCCGCCGTACCCCTCGACGAAACCTCCGACGGCCCGCACCGGCCTCGCGGCCACGGTGAACGACATCGACAGCGGCGTGGTGGCACCCCAGTTTCTGACCTCGATGTCGTAGCTCGGGTTGTAGATTTTGAAGGCGGTGCCCAGCACGTCGGTCATGCGCTGCTCCCTGTCGCCGCGCCGCTGGATCATGCCGGAGCCCACCGTCGCCGCCAGGACCGAAACCAGCAGCCCCGCCAGCACTGTGATCGCGGTGCGGGCGACACCCCGCCGTACGGCCCGGCGGGTCGCCCGGGGATCGAAGTCGGGCATGGGCGGCAGCAGAGCGTCGTCAGTCATGAGGGCCTCCGTAGAGATCGGCGAAGGCCGCCCTGGCACGCCACACGGCCGTCTTGACGGCGGTGTGCTTCCTGCCGGTCATCGCGGCCACCTCGACCAGCGAGAAGCCTTCGAAGTAGACCAGGGTGAGCAGCCTGCGGTGCTCCTCGGGCAGGCGGTCCAGGGCGTCGCGTACGGCCAGCGACTCGACGTGCAACGGAGGCACGCCGAGCTCGTCAGGGTGGGGCAGGTCCAGCTCGCGGCGGTGCCGCCGCACCTGGTCGACGAGAACGTTGCGGGCGATGACGAGCAGCCATGCCGCCGGGTTTCCGCCGCGCCAGCCGAGCAGGGCCCTGGTCGCCTTGACGAACGTCTCCTGGGCGAGGTCCTCGGCGAGGTGGGGATCGCGGGTGCGGCGCAACAGGAACCCGCACACGAGCGCCCAGTGCTCGCGGTACAGCTCCTCGATGATGATGCCCCCCGCGTCTTCGTGTCTGTCACAACAGACCAGACGCGAACGGGCCGGAAATGGTCACCCGCAAAATGTCTTGCGGTCCGCCGAGCCGGGCAGGGAGGGTGCGAAGGTGGCCATATCGCAGCAGGAGCACCCGGCGCGGCAGGCGAGGCCGTCCGACGCCGCTGTCGTCGCCGAGTTGCTGGACGCCTTCAACCGCGAGTTCGACACGCCGACACCGGGCACCGACGTGCTCACGGCGCGCCTCCGCCGGCTGCTCGCCGGGGATGACCTCGTCGCCCTTCTCACCGGCGAACCGGCCGTCGGCGTCGCCGTTCTGACCTTCCGGCCCGACGTCTGGCATGACGGCCCGTCCGTCGTCCTCGACGAGCTGTACGTACGGCCCGGCCTGCGCGGGCAGCGGTTCGGGCACGCCCTGCTCGAGGAGGCGTGCCGCCTGTCACGGGAGCGCGGCGCGGCGATCCTCGCGATCAACGTCGACGGCGAGGACACCGACACGCGCCGCTTCTACGAGGCGCACGGCTTCGCCAACGTCGAGCCCGGAGCGCCCGAGCCGATGTTCCACTACTACCGCGCTCTCGCCTGAGCACGGCCTGGGCCCGTCTGAGCCCGTCTGGGCCCGTCTGAGCCCGTCTGAGCGCGTCTGAGCACGTCTGAGCAGCACGAACGTCGAGGGCTCGCGTTCCAACATTCTCTGCCATAACCGAGCGCGACCGAACGTACGCGGACGCCTGAAACGTTCATCACGGGCGACGGCCGTCAGCCGCGTTTCCGCTGCATGCCTGTTCAGCCAGGTTCACACGCCATCTTTCCCGCCTGACCACGCCTTGACATGCCCCAACCGCTCTGACAATTTCAAACGGCTTCCAACAGAAAGCGATCCGGCAGGGTCGGTGGACCGCCCGTCACCCATCCCCCACACGGACACCCCGGAGGTCCGGCATGCGCAAACGTCGACCAGTCGGCGACAGGAAATGGATCCGCATCATCATGGCGGCGGTCACAGCGGCCGTGACCGGCGCCGGCGCGGTGGTGGTGACCGCGCCGGCGGCCCAGGCGGCCACGACGACCATCACGCTGAACGGCGGCTCGACGGGTCGCACGTTCGACGGGGTGGGGGCGATCAGCGGCGGCGGCGGCAACTCCCGGCTGCTCATCGACTACCCGGAGACGCAGCGCTCCCAGATCCTGGACTACCTGTTCAAGCCCGGGTACGGCGCGGCGGTGCAGTTGCTGAAACTGGAGATCGGCGGTGACGCCAACTCCACCGACGGCTCCGAACCCAGCATCGAGCACACCCGCGGTGACATCAACTGCAACGTCGGCTACGAGTTCTGGCTGGGCGAGCAGGCGGTGGCGCGCAACCCGAACATCAAGCTGATCGCGCTGCCGTGGACCGCGCCCGGCTGGATCGGCGGCGGGAACTTCTGGTCCCAAGACATGATCGACTACGACATCTCCTGGCTCAACTGCGCCAAGCAGCACGGCCTGACGATCAGCTACATCGGCGGATGGAACGAGCGCGGGCACAACAAGACCTGGTACAAGAACCTCCGGTCGGCCCTCGACTCCAACGGCTACGGCAACGTGCAGATCGTCGGCGACGACAGCTTCGGCCTGTCCACCGCGGACGACATGCTGAGCGACTCCGCGTTCAAGAACGCGGTCGGCGTGGTCGGGGCGCACTACCTGTGCGGCTACCTGAGCGACGCCACCTCGTGTCCGTCCAGCGCGAACGCCGTGGCCACCGGCAAGCCGATCTGGAACAGCGAGTTCGGGTCGCAGGACTACATCAGCGGCTCGGCCCCCTATATCCGCAGCATCACCCGCGGATATCTCGACGGCCAGATGACGGGCTTCGTCAACTGGCCGCTGGTGGCCGCGCTCTACCCGAACCTGCCCTTCAACACCACCGCCCTGGCGGTCGCCAACTCGCCGTGGTCGGGCGCCTATCGGGTGGGCCGCAGTCTGTGGGCGAACGCCCAGGTCGCCCAGTTCACCCAGCCGGGCTGGCGCTTCCTCACCGGCTCCGCGAGCGGATACCTCGGCGGGAACCGGAGCAACGGCAGCTACATCTCCCTGAAGTCCACGAACAACACCGACTACTCGACCATCTACGAGACCAGCACGTCGACGACCACGCAGACCGTGAACGTCAACGTGACAGGCGGGCTGAGCACCGGGACCGTGCACGTGTGGTCCACCGACCTGGGGTCGAACAACCCGGCCGACTGGTTCGTCAGGCAGCCGGACATCACCCCCAGCAACGGCTCCTACTCGCTCACCATGCAGCCGAACCGGATCTACTCGGTGACCACGACCACCGGCCAGGGCAAGGGCACGGCGACCGGACCGGCGAGCGCGCCGCTGGCTCTGCCGTATTCCGACGACTTCGACGCCTACGCCTCCCGCACCGAGGCCAAGTACTTCTCCGACATGCAGGGATCCTTCGAGGTCCGGCCCTGCGCAGGCGGCCGGGCCGGTCAGTGCCTGCAGCAGGTGACCCCCATGCGTCCGATCGAATGGCAGGACGACAGTGACGCCTTCGGCCTGGTCGGAGACCCGTCCTGGAGCAACTACAAGGTCAGCGTGGACGTCAACTTCCAGCAGGCCGGCACCATCACGCTGCTCGGGCGGGCGAACACGCAGTCACGCCCGCAGAGCCACCAGGCGGCCTACCAGTTGCGGCTGAACAACTCCGGCGCCTGGTCGATCGCCAAGAGCACCACGTCCGGCACGGTGAGCACCCTCACCTCGGGCTCCCTGGGCTCGCTCGGGACCAACACCTGGCACACGATCTCGCTCAGCTTCACGGGCAACCAGATCAGCGCCACCCTCGACGGCACCGCGCTCGGCTCGGTGACGGACAACTCCTACTTCACCGGACAGGTCGGGCTCGGAGTGGTCGGATACCAGACCGACATGTTCGACAACCTCTCCGTCACCGAGACCAGCGGCGGAAACGGCAACAGCGGCGTCGGTCCCATCAGGGGCCAGGCCTCCGGCCGCTGCGTCGACGTCCCCAACCAGTCGCAGGCCAACGGCACCCAGGTCGCGCTCTGGGACTGCAACAGCGGCGCCAACCAGACCTGGACCCTCACGCCGTCCAAGCAGCTGATGGTCTACGGCACCAAGTGCCTGGACGCCTACGGACAGGGCACGGCGGACGGGACCCGGGTCGACATCTACGACTGCAACGGCGGCACCAACCAGCAGTGGACGCTCAACCCCGACGGCACGATCGTCGGAGTCGGCTCGAACAAGTGCCTGGACGCCTACGGCGGCGGCACCGCCAACGGCACGCAGCTGGTGATCTGGACGTGCAACGGCGGCGGGAACCAGAAGTGGTCCCGCAGCTGAGCCGACGGTGACACCGGCCGGCCGGGTTCGCATCGCAAACCCCCGCATCGCGAACCCCCGCATCGCAACCCTGCGACGCGGACCCGGCCGGCCACTCGCGGCGAGCACGGCGGACAGCGCCGGTTCAGACGTTGAAGCGGAACTCCACCACGTCGCCGTCGCGCATCACGTAGTCCTTGCCCTCGATGCGGGCCTTGCCCGCGGCCCTGGCGGCGGTCATCGAGCCGGCCTCCACCAGGTCCTCGAACGAGATGACCTCGGCCTTGATGAAACCGCGCTGGAAGTCGGTGTGGATGACCCCGGCGGCCTCGGGGGCGGTCGCGCCCTTGCGGATCGTCCAGGCCCTGGCCTCCTTGGGCCCGGCCGTCAGGTACGTCTGCAGGCCGAGCGTCTCGAAGCCCACCCGGGCGAGCTGGGCGAGGCCCGACTCCTCCTGGCCGACGGACTGCAACAGCTCCAGCGCCTCGTCGTCGGGCAGTTCCACCAGCTCGGACTCGATCTTGGCGTCGAGGAACACGGCCTCCGCCGGGGCCACGAGCGCCGAGAGCTTGGCCCGCAGGTCGGTGTCGGTCAGCTCGTCGGCGTCGAGGTTGAACACGTACAGGAACGGCTTGGCCGTGAGGAGGTGGAGCTCGCGCAGGTCGGCGAGGTCGATCCCGGCCGCCTTGCCCCCGGCGTACAGGGTCGTGCCGGTGTCGAGCAGCTTCGCCGCGGCCTCGGCGGCCTCCAGCAGGACCTTGCGGTCCTTGTTGTTGCGCGCCTCCTTCTGCAGGCGGGGCAGCGCCTTCTCGATCGTCTGCAGGTCGGCGAGGATCAGCTCGGTGTTGATCGTCTCGATGTCGCGCTCCGGCGCCACCTCGCCGTCCACGTGGGTGACGTCGGGGTCGGAGAAGACGCGGATGACCTGGCAGATCGCGTCGGTCTCGCGGATGTTGGCGAGGAACTGGTTGCCCCTGCCCTGGCCCTCCGACGCGCCCTTCACCAGGCCCGCGATGTCGACGAACTCGACCTTGGCCGGGAGGATGCGCGCGGAGCCGTAGATCTCCGCCAGCTTGTCCAGACGGGAGTCCGGCACGCCGACGATGCCCACGTTCGGCTCGATCGTGGCGAACGGGTAGTTGGCCGCGAGGGCGTTCCCGCTCTTGGTCAGGGCGTTGAAAAGCGTGGACTTGCCGACGTTGGGCAGGCCGACGATGCCGATGCTCAGGCTCACGTACCACGAGTTTAGGGGTCTCGGGGGGTGCGCCTGACATCGACGGCCTCGTGGTCCGGCTCGGCCCGCC
This region includes:
- a CDS encoding RNA polymerase sigma factor — encoded protein: MVCCDRHEDAGGIIIEELYREHWALVCGFLLRRTRDPHLAEDLAQETFVKATRALLGWRGGNPAAWLLVIARNVLVDQVRRHRRELDLPHPDELGVPPLHVESLAVRDALDRLPEEHRRLLTLVYFEGFSLVEVAAMTGRKHTAVKTAVWRARAAFADLYGGPHD
- a CDS encoding GNAT family N-acetyltransferase, which produces MAISQQEHPARQARPSDAAVVAELLDAFNREFDTPTPGTDVLTARLRRLLAGDDLVALLTGEPAVGVAVLTFRPDVWHDGPSVVLDELYVRPGLRGQRFGHALLEEACRLSRERGAAILAINVDGEDTDTRRFYEAHGFANVEPGAPEPMFHYYRALA
- a CDS encoding RICIN domain-containing protein, with product MAAVTAAVTGAGAVVVTAPAAQAATTTITLNGGSTGRTFDGVGAISGGGGNSRLLIDYPETQRSQILDYLFKPGYGAAVQLLKLEIGGDANSTDGSEPSIEHTRGDINCNVGYEFWLGEQAVARNPNIKLIALPWTAPGWIGGGNFWSQDMIDYDISWLNCAKQHGLTISYIGGWNERGHNKTWYKNLRSALDSNGYGNVQIVGDDSFGLSTADDMLSDSAFKNAVGVVGAHYLCGYLSDATSCPSSANAVATGKPIWNSEFGSQDYISGSAPYIRSITRGYLDGQMTGFVNWPLVAALYPNLPFNTTALAVANSPWSGAYRVGRSLWANAQVAQFTQPGWRFLTGSASGYLGGNRSNGSYISLKSTNNTDYSTIYETSTSTTTQTVNVNVTGGLSTGTVHVWSTDLGSNNPADWFVRQPDITPSNGSYSLTMQPNRIYSVTTTTGQGKGTATGPASAPLALPYSDDFDAYASRTEAKYFSDMQGSFEVRPCAGGRAGQCLQQVTPMRPIEWQDDSDAFGLVGDPSWSNYKVSVDVNFQQAGTITLLGRANTQSRPQSHQAAYQLRLNNSGAWSIAKSTTSGTVSTLTSGSLGSLGTNTWHTISLSFTGNQISATLDGTALGSVTDNSYFTGQVGLGVVGYQTDMFDNLSVTETSGGNGNSGVGPIRGQASGRCVDVPNQSQANGTQVALWDCNSGANQTWTLTPSKQLMVYGTKCLDAYGQGTADGTRVDIYDCNGGTNQQWTLNPDGTIVGVGSNKCLDAYGGGTANGTQLVIWTCNGGGNQKWSRS
- the ychF gene encoding redox-regulated ATPase YchF, encoding MSLSIGIVGLPNVGKSTLFNALTKSGNALAANYPFATIEPNVGIVGVPDSRLDKLAEIYGSARILPAKVEFVDIAGLVKGASEGQGRGNQFLANIRETDAICQVIRVFSDPDVTHVDGEVAPERDIETINTELILADLQTIEKALPRLQKEARNNKDRKVLLEAAEAAAKLLDTGTTLYAGGKAAGIDLADLRELHLLTAKPFLYVFNLDADELTDTDLRAKLSALVAPAEAVFLDAKIESELVELPDDEALELLQSVGQEESGLAQLARVGFETLGLQTYLTAGPKEARAWTIRKGATAPEAAGVIHTDFQRGFIKAEVISFEDLVEAGSMTAARAAGKARIEGKDYVMRDGDVVEFRFNV